CACCCAATCAAAGAGGAAGGAGGCGACCACAGCAATTCATCCCAAACCCACTTTGCTGCAAAGCGATTGTCCAAGTTTGCCTACTTCATCTATTGACACTGGCACCACTGACTAACAATGAGCCGTGAGGCCATTCCCCATCTCTCTGTGAATGTTACTCATGGCCATTTATCAGTGATCATGAcaatttgtttattgtttactATTTATGACAAttaaactgacctcacagcccattgttcattcagtaaCATCAGCCTGTTTAATGTTCtgatttgttttccatttttggaaaaaaaaattttctcacccaataattgATTCACTTTAGCCTTAATTTGAAGTGAAACATACAAAATGATCACtttctggtttatttttagctgtCACTACATGATGTTGCCCAGACAGTGGtagtggttaaaaatattaatatttgtcTCTGAGACAATCATAGAGGTATAAAGTgttatagaaaaaaataatgtactGAAATGCAATATTTGAGACAACTGAGTTGAATTCCACCActggtcatttttttaaaagtatatttCTCAGCTGCATCACACCTATGAAACATCTCGATTTGCTCCGGTAAAAGTAAATCAAATGAGAGAAAGATTTTCAGTCGATCATGCTCTCCACCATAGCTGTAATTGCTACCAGAGCCGCTGAAAAGAACAGttacaaaaaccccaaaaatgtTAGCTCACCTCTACTTACGCCTCATCTCCTAGACAGAGAAGAAGTGGCTACAAATTAGAGCAATCTCTGGTGTGGCTGGCTGTGTAAAACGTGGCTCATTCTGAGGAGTCTGAGGAGGCGATCCTCAGACTCAAGCCAGTCATCTGTAAGCtgtggtgttgccataccatATGACAAAATGTTCTGATTCACTAAGATCCAATAAAGGAATGCAAAGGGAGAAAGGAAAGTAGACTAATTTTGATCATGGCCCATTTGAAATGCTATTCATGCTGCAGTGTGGAGTTAAGCTTATGatggttttttattatttgtttgtgtgtttctaatAGACTTCTCAGCTTAAAGACAACAAGCTTTGAACTATGAACCCCAGACTAACACAAAGCCAGCAGAGAACAATCTGTGCTCAGCTGGGAAGATTCAAACTAAAGCTGCTGTACAAGGCCAGCATCCACGGCTTCACCGGCAAAGCATTTCACCAACGATGTGACAACCGCTCTCCCACTGTGTCTGTGGGCTACAACAACTCTGGTTTTGTGTTTGGAGGCTACACCAAACAACCATTTAGTCAGTCTGGACAGTACGTGAATGATGAACAggcttttctttttacatttgatGGTGAAAACCTCATCAAATATCCAGTTACTAGTCCTACATGTGCAGTGAGAATGATAGCTAACTCTGGGCCTTATTTTGGAGAAGCACTGGTTCTTGTCAATGGAAGCCAAGCAGTAGCACACAGCAATCCAGGAAATTATTACAACTTCCCTGCTGCACAAATGCATGGCAATGATCTCAACCTGACTGAGTGTGAAGTCTACCAAGTGGAGGGTAAGTtataaaaaaatcatgttttttttaaatgttgtagTTGATAAATTTCTAATATAATAACAGAACTAGTAGTTCACTAAAACTGTACtacattattttttttggatttgggcaccaatttaaaatcacaaatAAACTTACTGGTTTCTTTAACAGGAACCACTGAACTTGAAAGGCCATGGAGGACTGTAATCTGGGAATCTGAGTAAgtttaaatggcctgtatttatatagcgctttaatagtccctaaggaccccaaagtgctttacatatccagtcatccacccattcacacacacattcacacactggtgatggcaagctacattgtagccacagccaccctggggcgcactgacagaggcgaggctgccggacactggcgccaccgggccctctgaccaccaccagtaggcaacgggtgaagtgtcttgcccaaggacacaacgactgagactgtccaagccggggctcgaaccggcaaccttccgattacaaggcgaactcccaactcttgagccacgatcgccccaagtTTAAGAAAGAAACCATCCTGCTTGATCTATTAACATTCGTCAGTTTTGCACAATATACTTTCTACATTAAATGTAAAGTATACTATTGAATACTTAGCATACTATGGTATACTAAATGTTTTAGATTTTGACAACATCCATGCAAAACATGGAATATGTGTAACTGCAACTGCTACTGTCAAAGAAGTAATATTAGGAAAAATGATTTTACTACTACGACTTCTTCTAAAATGGGAAAAGTTCTTTATCTCCTTGTTTTGTACAGGAAGAGGAAGGAGCTGATCGAGAGCATTAAAAGCTACAAACCCACAGTCAGCTCTGTGACCCAGCCTCGGGTTTTGCTCATTGGACCAGTTGGAGCTGGAAAGTCCAGCTTCTTTAACTCTGTCAACTCTGTATTCACAGGCCACGTCACCAGCCAGGCCATCTCTGGCTCCTCCTCCACCAGCCTCACCACACAGGTCTGCTGTCTGATGATTTCCACTTATTGTGACTGATTTCAGTGGTCTGTCACTCATTCTCATTGTACTGTAAACAGTTTCGCTCCTACTCTGTGAAAGATGGCCGTGAAGGGAAACCTCTGCCAATAATCTTGTGTGATACCATGGGACTGGAGGAGACCAAAGGGGCGGGGCTTGACATTGATGACCTCAGCAGCATCCTCAAAGGTCACCTGCCAGACCGTTATCAGGTGCTACATTACAACAGCGGGACACTGAATGTATGAAACACTGATTTGTCAGCAGTCGACTcaaactgtgtctctgtttctcctcAAATGTGTCATTTAGTTCAACCCTTCAGCTCCTCTGCATCCTGAGGCCCACGGCTATCGCACATCTCCTGGACTCAAGGATAAGATCCACTGTGTGGCCTATGTTATTGATGCTTCCAAGGTCTCCATCATGCCCAGAGGGATGGAGGAGAAGCTGGATGCTATCCGCAGAAAGGTCAACTTAATGGGTCAGTAGAGTTGAGTCAGCAAGGTTCCCGATAGCGTTATTGCAGCTTCCCAGTCTCATTTTCAAGTATACTTTGtgacaaagaaaaagacacatccacactcacacactctctcacacacacagtcacagacacacacacacacactgttgatTTATTCACCTATGTATTTTTGAAGCTTTGTGTTCCAGGTGCTGCAAATTTGTTTTCTTACAGGCGCGGCACATGGCGACACATTGTGCATCCTTTTATTACCCCCTGTTTTTCCCTGTCTGTCCTGCCTTAGACATTGTCACACTGTATACgacatataatgtaataactgaaataacacaaatagaagtgaataaataaacagataaaataaacaccTGAACAGGAGGAGCATTTAGAGAATTTTTAGATCTGAtcttgaaaaagcaaaatgtgaaGCACAACACTGCATTCAGATCATTATTGTGATTGCAAAAGCTGCCAGATAGGTCGGgatttaaaggggaaaaaaagccaatGCTCCCCAAACCATACTTACCTCATTATCTGCCTGTTAAAATCAATGAATGCAAATCATTAAAAACCTGTATTTATCAATGCAAAGAAACATCTCAAATGTTGAAATTTGtcaaattctttttttattcaataaaccaaaaatataaaaatgctgGCAGGCTAGTTTAGCAGCTTGACTTAAACCGTGTTTTTTGTGATTCATGCTGATGTGATTTGAAGTAAGCAGTTCCTCAAATCTCATCTGAATGTTACCATGTGTTTCTCCAAAACCTACATAAACACCTGTGAAGATTCCCGTTCCATAACATCACACAATAACATGATCTTTCTCTCTATGACATAGATCATGATGTCAATGATTTCAGTAAAACTGGTCACACCACAGAACAATTTTCCTCTTCAACACAATTCATCTTAATTTCATCATGATGCAATTCATTATAAAGCCAGGGACAGAGGTGGCAGCAGTATTTTGGAACATGATCAGTTACAATAACTGGACAAAGAATATGTGGAAATGCTTTAATGGAAAAACCTTCAAAGATCTTCATAAAGActagagaactattgctcagaACCacttaaaaaagataaatatgaaaaaataatgaGTGACTCAAGACTCTTGCACAGCGCTGTTTTGATGGATTATTCCAAATACATGATCTTCAGATACTGAAACCTCATTATAAGAACCTATCGTATTTTATCGGTCATCTTTCTGGTTTGTTTCCAGGTATTCCTCAGCTGGTCCTCCTCACTAAAGTAGATGAAGCCTGCCCACTGGTGAAAGAGGATGTGAGAAATGTTTATAAGAGTGGCTACATTAAGGACGTGGTAAgcgcttaatttttttttactgcttttgtggttaataataattaataataataatagtagttTCCCTGTGTTCTGTCATACAGGTTCAGGAGGTCGGCTCTCGGCTCGGTGTGCCGTTGTCCTGTGTTGTTCCGGTAAAGAACTACAGCGAGGAGTTGGAGTTGGACATGAATTGTGACATCCTGTTGCTCAGCGCCGTCATTCAGATGTTTCGCTTTGTTGATGATTACTTTGATGAGCTCAGTGACCGAATGAGCAGCATGCAAACCACAGAGCAGAATGAAGTTAAGAAGCAGCTGTACCAACCCGAGTAGCTGATGAAATATCCCTGAAAATGGTTCAtttacagcaaaaataaaaaaaaaaaccttagtTTATTCATCATCAGTGCAAACAGTTGAAGGTTCTCATGGCCCTAggattttgtgttgtttctaaGTTATGGATTCTTCTTCATTACTGTGACTTTGAGTTCCTTGTTATCGTACTGAATTGTGAGTTTTGAGTGACATCACCACGTTTACAGTTTTATTCTGATCATCTTTGAGTTTTGCTTGTTCTCTGTCTGACTGCCTTGATTACCTTTTTGTGTGTCTCATAATGAATGTGTGTTATTACCCTCCTGTCTTGCtccatgctcagtcatccagtaAATCCaggaaagttgattctgtttctgtttggaTTGCTCTTTTATACCTTTTGAATTTAGTCTATTTTGGAGTTTTGAATCAGCCACAACAAAGGCTCACCTCTTTTTGAACATTCTGCCTCCATCCATccgcttctgcttatccttttcagggtcgcgggggtgctggagcctatcccagctttcacagggcgagaggcagggtacaccatggacaggtcgccagtctgtcgcagggctaacacatagagacagacaaccattcgcactcacattcacttgcgcattcacacctatgggcaattttggattaatcaattaacctatcccctgatggtggaattgaactcaggaccttcttgatgtgcggcaacagtgctaaccaccgtgcctcCATTGTCCTGTATTTGGGTCCTCATTTGCATAATCACAACAACGTTTTAGTATTCTGTCATTTCAGACACTTTACCCTCACATCAAACTCTGTAGTAATGATACACTAATGAGTAATGAGTTTTCTTTTATGCCTACTATATTTATATTAGACTGGATGCCATAGGACTTCCTATAAATTTGACAATTAAATGATTGGTAAAAGTAGAATTTTAAATAgttagaaaacaacaaaaaatccaGGATGTTGGCtttataaaataattacagTTAGGCATTTTGATAATGATACTTCTTTCATAAATTTGCAGCTCTACACCAACACAGTGGATTTTCAAGAAATCAagagtgcagactttcagctttatttaaacatttttacacaaacTATTACATGAACTGCTTATGAATTAGAGTCATTTTTATACACACAATattcccattttcagaggcacAAAATTAATTGGACAAGCCATGATAATTTTAAACATAGGGATTATTTTTAACACTTGGATGGAACCAGTCAATGACTGTCTGAAGACTagaatctttttatttttattaccaaATGCTCTGCCCTCCTTTGAGATATTCTGCCAGCCCTTTACTGCATCCGTCTTCAGTTGCTGCTCTTTTGTGGGTCTCTCTTTGTattcagttttatatttaataactgaaactcactgtaaaaaaaataaaaataaaaaataaaataataataataataataataattttacacAGATAAAATGACTATTTTGCTGCAATGGCAACATGTGAAGCAGGcagttattattataatttttttcttcactcattCAGACAGATGGCCAAATTCCCCCACTTGGTTCTTCCATCAGTTTTGCAGTCCTGGAAGTCAGTAAACTCCAGTTTGTCACCTGCTGGAAAAGGAATATTGCATTTTTTGCTTGTTGCTTCAGCTGTGTTGCTCAGCTCTAGTGTGCATCCTGCAATGGAAAGAGGGGGACAGGGATGATCATCTAGGCAGTACCATTGATTGGGGAGGACAGGGTCTGGCATATGGAGCTGAAAGGAAAGGAGGCAGAGCTCTTTGAAGACTAAACTCTTGCTGGGCCAAGATGTTGTTCATCAAGACTTCCTGCTGACACTGGAGCTCCTGCAGAGCCAAAAAGGAGCAAGATTCATGAATTAGGATGAGCATGGAGAAGAGGACAAAATCAAAAGCATAAACAAGGAACCCTTTTTCAATTACTGACTTTATTTGAACGTTAGAACAGAGACAGAACATAGCTGTGTGGAAAACTAGTTGGAGCTGGTCCAGTGAGCTCTTTAACTCTGTCAGCTGTGTATTCAGAGGTCACATCACCAGACAGGCCATTTTtagctccaccaccaccagcctcACCACACAGGTTTGTGTCTGTTGTGTAATGATTTCCAGTCACTGTGATTCATTTCAGTGATCCACTTTTTGGGGTGTAGCCAATAATTTTGCTCTTACTTAGTGAAAGGTATGCATGAAAGGAAACCTCTGCCAATAATCTTGTTATACCACAGGACTAGAGGTGAGCAAAGGGGCGGGAACTGACATTGATGACCTCACCATCATTCCCAAAGGTCACCTGCCAGACTGTTATCAGGTAATGCATTTCATCAGCAAGACACTGAATGTATGAATTATGGGCTCCATACAGCCTCAACACCAGTCACAAACTTAGTCAACAACAGACAAAAAGGACAAGATAGGCTTTCCTGAATCTGAGACTCCCcgccagtgttgggcaagttactttgaaaaagtaattaattttagttactcgttacttcttcaaaaaagtaactgagttagtaactcagttagcatttttccaccaacacaaaagggctgtttttttgttttttgggggtttttttggtcataagcaaAGAGTGCGTGCTAGcgcttagacagtaaacgtgacgaaactattgaggaaaaaacgcagCGTATATATTGTtcatcatgactctggttttacgtggcctatcaacacaatttaaaaactggtaaatatcaccttgttgctttgtcatcttgaagtggtcatgtgattggcttaccacgactactttattcttcctcagtcaaacagcagcactcatgcgactGTTTTGCCCCcctagctccaggtgttgtgccaaaaagtgatcgtatgcgagaaagtgattgccgtccacgggggagcgcgcagctgcttaaaactgtagcgcccagattacttacagctacttccgtgcaactgatacaAGGTGCGataagctgaagacagcttcaaccgtctgtttgttgaaaaatagtaacgcgactgcaccgcattttcttgatagtaacggtaacggcgttgcaacgatagaaatagtaattaattagattactcgttactgaaaaagtaACACCGTTACTTGTAACACCGTTATTTCCATCACTTTTCCCCGCCCACCTAAACTACCTCACAACTGGGCAATAGCACTTCCCTCACTTTAATGTTCCACTGCCTAGAGCCTGTGTGCAGTCTAGAATCCCCGAAGCACAGACTGGACATCCAGACGTGGACCAATATACAGGATGGCTTGCCCAAGGCAACACACACCAACCCTATGAACATACAATTAtcactagatttactatcctgcgcaaatttgcgtaacttccctaaacccaataccccctagaattactggcttttttattttctggtgcaagtcccgaggtgttaagcacccctgctgagattttcacaggtcgtcagcttgtttctcctacagcttttgttgtgcaaaccacccattgtccttgaggcctggcacatttgcatttgctcactcagagttgctcagatccaaggcaggccaaacctctgtgttacaactttcagaaatgcctgatagaaatgcttcaacttactcatgaggttttgaccacattttttgcggaagtcacaactatattgaatgcacgaccgttgttgccagctgcaagaaatgctgtTCCCTACACTAAGGttcgtttcaaagtttgaaagactttgaaataaaacagacttgtgtacccatatattgtgaatgtctgtcttttgtatgtaggttgtaacacagaggtttggcctgccttggatctgagtaaacaaatgccaatgttgcgcacacacacacacacacacacacacagcaaatctgcatttatttgtcccacaagtggaaaatctgcattgtcattgcaaaaagtggacagagcaaggtatagaaagtgcactatacaaacattttatatatatatacatatatacatattatatatatatatatatacatacatagttatacacacacatacatagttatacacacagacacatctatatcatatatacacacacacacatatatatatatatatatatgtgtgtgtgtgtgtatatgatatagatgtgtgtctgtgtataactagactttatgcatattatataaggtgtggctatataaatatataaatatatgtacaactctgtgtatatatgtttatggacaggcatgcaggcaggtaaggaaggaaagcagccttgcagggaaggaaaaacttgaatctctcatggttaggggttgggggagggtgtgtttgcacaacaaaagcaggagaacaatggagctgacgacctgtgaaaatctcagcggggtgccaagaggtgttaaggtcgggggggaatttacgcaaatctacgcaggccagtaaatctagtagtagggacttgcaccagggaaaaaaggctcagtaattctagtgttaaacagataatacaaagaaaaaaggaggtGTGCTCTCCAATCCTGACGTTTTGGGGTCTATCACTCAGGAAGTCCAATATCCAGTTgctgctgagtcctaagttgattagttttttaaccagtttgtggggttgaactgtGTTGAAGGTGGAGCTTAAGTCCACAAACAGCTTTCTCACATAAGTGTTACTATTGTCCAGATGTGTGAGGgttgtgtgaagagctgttattatggcaTCGTCTGTCAACCTGTTTCCCttgtatgcaaactggtatggATCGAGGTCTGCAGGAATGACAGCCTTAATGTGTGACATGATGAGTTTCTAAATACAATTGGCGATTATGGGCGTTAAAGCAATATGACgatagtcattcaagcagctcacCGTGTTCTTCTGGGGCACTGGAATGATGGAGGCTGACTTAAAGCAGGATGGTACTACAGACTATAGCAGTGAAGGTTGAAGGTTGAAGATGAAAGGctgctagttggtctgcacatgctCTAAGCACTCTTCCTGCTACTCCGtcaggaccagctgctttcctcgcATTGACTCTGTGCAGTGTGGTTTGATCTGATGCTGCCCCAGCTGGATGGGGGCATCGCTCCCCTCTGAAACAGCAGGATAGGTGTTGGTGTCCCTGTTTTGTtggtcaaagcgggcgaagagaTCATTTAGAGTGTCAGGTAAGGTGATATGCAGagagtttgtttgtgtgcgatTGTGTTTGTAGCCAGTGAGTCGcttgatcccctgccacatgtttctggagtTAAAATGTTCCTGGAGGTGCTGTTTGTATTTGCGCTTGGCTTTTTTATGCCCTTTAGCAGAGATTGGCGTGCCTCTTTGTACGCTTGTTGGTCTCCTGATTTGAAGGCATTGTCACATGCTCTTAGTAGGGCTCGCACTTCTTTgttga
The sequence above is a segment of the Oreochromis aureus strain Israel breed Guangdong linkage group 3, ZZ_aureus, whole genome shotgun sequence genome. Coding sequences within it:
- the LOC116313656 gene encoding interferon-induced protein 44-like isoform X2, giving the protein MNPRLTQSQQRTICAQLGRFKLKLLYKASIHGFTGKAFHQRCDNRSPTVSVGYNNSGFVFGGYTKQPFSQSGQYVNDEQAFLFTFDGENLIKYPVTSPTCAVRMIANSGPYFGEALVLVNGSQAVAHSNPGNYYNFPAAQMHGNDLNLTECEVYQVEGTTELERPWRTVIWESEKRKELIESIKSYKPTVSSVTQPRVLLIGPVGAGKSSFFNSVNSVFTGHVTSQAISGSSSTSLTTQFRSYSVKDGREGKPLPIILCDTMGLEETKGAGLDIDDLSSILKGHLPDRYQFNPSAPLHPEAHGYRTSPGLKDKIHCVAYVIDASKVSIMPRGMEEKLDAIRRKVNLMGIPQLVLLTKVDEACPLVKEDVRNVYKSGYIKDVFPCVLSYRFRRSALGSVCRCPVLFR
- the LOC116313656 gene encoding interferon-induced protein 44-like isoform X1, yielding MNPRLTQSQQRTICAQLGRFKLKLLYKASIHGFTGKAFHQRCDNRSPTVSVGYNNSGFVFGGYTKQPFSQSGQYVNDEQAFLFTFDGENLIKYPVTSPTCAVRMIANSGPYFGEALVLVNGSQAVAHSNPGNYYNFPAAQMHGNDLNLTECEVYQVEGTTELERPWRTVIWESEKRKELIESIKSYKPTVSSVTQPRVLLIGPVGAGKSSFFNSVNSVFTGHVTSQAISGSSSTSLTTQFRSYSVKDGREGKPLPIILCDTMGLEETKGAGLDIDDLSSILKGHLPDRYQFNPSAPLHPEAHGYRTSPGLKDKIHCVAYVIDASKVSIMPRGMEEKLDAIRRKVNLMGIPQLVLLTKVDEACPLVKEDVRNVYKSGYIKDVVQEVGSRLGVPLSCVVPVKNYSEELELDMNCDILLLSAVIQMFRFVDDYFDELSDRMSSMQTTEQNEVKKQLYQPE